The DNA sequence ttagaagcctcctccctaagtttgttttattcactgctttagcacactctgccaacccggatgtcctagtcGTGTCTGtatcctggcttaggaagtccACCAgtaaccctgaaatttccatccctaactataacattttccgacaagatagaactgccaaagggggcgaagttgcaatctactgcagaggaagcctgcagagttctgtcttactatccaggtctgtacctgGACTTCTACTAttaaaaatccatctttccaGAAACGAGTCTCTCACGGTTTCCGCTtactatagaccaccctctgcctccAGCTGTGTCCTGGATactatatgtgaattgattgccccccatctttcctcagagctcgtgctgctaggtgacctaaactgtgacatgcttaacacaccagccatcctacaatctaagcttgatgcccacaatctcacacaaattatcaatgaacccaccaggcacaaccccaaatccgtaaacacgggcaccctcaacgatatcatcctaaccaacttgccctccaaatacacctctgctgttttcaaccaagatctcagcgatcactgcctcattgcctgcatccgtaatgggtctgagtcaaacaaccacccctcatcactgtcaaatgctcaataaaacacttcagcgagtagGCCTTCGACCATTCGACCTGGCCCGGGCATCCTGGATGGATATTCACCTCTGGTTattcttcaaaagtgctttcctcaccatcttaaataagcatgtcccattcaaaaaaaattgaaccaggaacagatatagccctgggttctctcgttctctccagaactgactgcccttgtccagcacaaaaacatcctgtggcgttctgcataagcatcgaacagcccccgtgttatgaaacttttcagggaagttaggaacagaCATACACAGGCATTTAGGAAAgataaggctagctttttcaaacagaaatttgcatcctgtagcacaaactcaaaaaggttctgggacactgtaaagtccatggagagtaAGAGCACctactcccagctgcccactgcattgatgctaggaaacactgtcaccaccgataaatctactataaatgagaatttcaataagcatttttctacggctggccatgctttccacctggctactcctaccctggTTAACAGCTCTGCCAagccccacagcaacttgcccaaacctcccccacttctccttcacccaaatccagatagctgatgttctgaaagagctggaaAATCTGGACCccaatcagccgggctagacaatctgatgaaaattacaggcctctctcatctttttaagtggctgaacttgcacaattggtggctgactaaatacttttttgccccactgtacctcctCTCAGTAAGCTCACTGCCCATCACGTGTCGTGCATTTATCAGAGGACAGCAACACTCAGTCCAGTCTTCTGATGGCTTCATGAAACAGTCCCATCATCTGACTCCACAATAAAATACTGAAATATAAGTAACAGTTAGCTAATTGTCACGAcctccgccgaagttggtgcctctccttgttcgggcggcgttcggtggtcgacgtcaccggctttctagccaccaCCGATCTACGTTTCTTttcccatttgttttgtcttgattgtacacacctggtttccattacgTTATAATtgattccctatttaaccctctggttcccacatggttttgtgcgtgtttgttctttgttaagtGGTTGCTCTTTTGTGTCAAGCTGGAATATTTTTCCTGTATGGAATTAGTTTGTGATTTATTCGAGTAAAGTATgtttttactcagttctgtgtcctgcgcctgactctgtcCTAGACATCTGACACTAATTGACAATGTCAGGTGGTCTGTAGTTCTATTTGGCATATTCTTTAACAAATATGAATGTTTATTTGTAAGATTTAGCTAGCTTGTAAAGAAGCTAACTAAAAGTAGTCTACCTTTTCCTGTTTACAAAAATGTGCTCAAATCCTGAAACAACCTTATCTAGCTAGCCTACAGTTTATTATATGATTATGGCTTCGTAAACGTATTTTAATGACATTTTTAAAATTGATGAACCTTGCTCTTTGCCACTCTAACCTCGGCAACAATCAGCAATACTAATACTATCTACCCCTTGCCATTGAGAGTAAACGGTGTCGGACGAGATAGCTAGCCATTTTTTCTGACCATTCAGCAGCATCattaatatttatgtaaatgtcaaTGCAAAACAGCTAAAACAAATGAAAAGGCAGCTAGTTAGCTGTCATTTCAGAGTTTGCTGTGAATGTGTTAGGTTTTCTCAGCTGTTGTTTGCTAAAATCCACATTACCTTCTGGGATAGGGATAGAAACCTCAAGGTTTTTTGCCTTTACTgggtttatatatacagtaccttctTTAGTGAACGGTTATTTAATCTTGTCAAATCAAATACAAGTCGCATACATATTGGTCGCATACagagatttgcagatgttatcacaggtgcagcaaaatgcttgttcctagctccaaccgtgcagtaatatcttccaatacaaatacaaaacaatacacaaataatcaaaaaagtaaaaagaaagaaatatcGCCCAAAGAACCAAGTTTGCCAATCCATAAAACAATGCGTAAAACCCCAAATAACCAATTTTTCTAAGATTGCAAAATGCATGTATATTATATAAATGGATAGTTCCGCATTTGAtggatgtttgtgtttgtgttattaATTTAGCTACTTTACGGGATTTTCTGGAGCAAGATGCTTGATAACTTATATGAGGATCTTGACATTGTCAAGGAAATGAAGAACTATGACAAGTTTACCCCAACAGAGAACGCACCTGGATCTGCTGGAGAAAGTGACCCTTAACATTGCTGTGACAGGGTAGAGCGTGGAGggaaagtccacctgtgttaatACCTTACTTGGACGGGGATGAAGGGGCAGCAGAAACTGGAGTGACCGAGACCACAATGAAGCCCATTAGATACAGCCATCACACAATGACTAACGTGAAAATCTGGGACCTGTTATCGGCAGCCCAAACTTAAAGCAAAAAAGTTGAAGGAGGTCAAGTTTAAAACATACgacttcttcatcatcatcagcaCGGTGAGGTTCAAAGAGAATGACATCATGCTGGCCAAAGAGATCCAGAAGATGAAAACCTCTCAGAGCACAAGAGGTCTGCCTTAATCCAGTCTCTGCCGGTTTGATCAATAGTCATGATTGAGGAGAAGAGGAAATATCTTTTCAAAACCGCCTTTGCTGCAGCTGCTGGTGCCTCCACCACAGCAGCCGTACCCATCCCTGGCTTCTCAGTGGGATGAGAGATTGGTGTTATGCAGGCCTTCTTCCACAAGGCCTTCATAACCTTTGGACTGAGTGAGAAATCTCTCCGGAGACTCTCAGAACGTGTCAACAAGCCAGTGGGTGAACTGAGCTCAGCAATGAAGTCTCGCTTCGCTGGGAGAGTTGATGAGAAGGTGGTGGCTAGAATGATGCATACAGCAGTCATGGTGGCAGCCAAGGCTATCGAAGCTGTGTTGACCACTGTTGTTTTTAGTTTTGCCGCAATATGGACTGCTTTTGCCACTACATTACACCTTCTGCACGAGGGAATAAAAGAGATGGCGGAGGATGCTAAAGCAGTGCTAATGGCGGCAGGCCTGGAATGACAAAAAATGGTCAGACTGAAAACACCCTGTTCTTCCAGGTGGATGCGGTTACAATGGCTGTACTTTAGATACAGATTTTCACAAGTCAGATGTCCGATTCATGTCTGATCACTTTTGTTACTATGACAATATGTATAGAAAGAAGGAAGGTGTGAGTTTGTTTACGTAGTTCTAGTGTTGTACGTAGAGTTAGCATCATTATTGGAATTAGCATTGTTGTTAGCTATACCATCATTATTAGCATTAGCATCGTAATTAGCTATAGCATTGTTTCTTAGCTATAGTGTTGTTATTAACATTAGTGTTGTTAATAGCTATAGCATCATTATTAGCATTTGCAGCATTAGCAGCGTGTAGTGCAAAACAATGGAGGCCATACATCTGTTAGCATATGTTTGTTAGCATGGTTACTTTTCCATTTAATTTGTCTTTGCCATCTAATTTCCTgctctgtactctataccattgTCACTATTTGATTGTGCTAGAAACTAGTAGGTGGGTGCTGAGGAAATGCCAAACGGTGGAAGAGTACCTCTGTTAGCATgcttatttttaaacattttattagtCTTTGTGTCATCTAATTTTCAATTATTGAAGTGTTTGATGTGACTTTAAATATTGTAGTAATCTACCCTGTTATCTAAGTTATTGATTGtttgtgtatttttttaaattggcaCAAAGAATTGTAATAAAAAAGACAAACATACAGTAGTGAAGTCAAAGATGCCATTTTATTGATTAGATGTTTCTTTGTATTCCAGCATGTAACATAatcagccttctctctctctttctctctatccctctctctctatctctctttactCTGGTGTGGAGGGTACAGGCTAGTAGTTGGTGATGATCTCGTGGATCCAGGGCAGCAGGGCACAGACCTTGGTGTAGACACCAGGATAGTTGGGCTGGGCACAGCCAACACCCCAGGACACGATGCCATGCAGCTCTCCGTTACATACCAGGGGACCGCCGGAGTCaccctgagagagaaacagaggggggagagagataatgaattaatatataaatgaataaacaaacaaatgaaaCGTTCTGTTTGTGAGGTTGCAGGGGTATTCTTCATACCTGACAGGCGTCCTTGCCTCCCTCCAGGTATCCGGCACACACCATGGTATCAGTAATCTGGCCAGGGTAGGACTCGTCACAGGCCTTCTTAGACAGGATGGGGATGTCCACACACTGCAGGTTAAATGGGTTGAAcactgacagagggagagacagagaaagagagagagacagagttggagagagagagagagagcgagagagaagtagGAGCTACACTCTCAAGTAAATTGACTTGCTGATTTCACATCAACATGTAGACCTACAGTGAGCTACAGttgaaagaaaatgtattttagtTGATTACATTCCACCCCATCCCATACTACACCACATCTACATAAATACCAGAGTCAGTGTAGATGTTTCCCCATCCAGACACCACACACATGTCCCCGGCCTTGGGGCAGGCTGTGGGCAGGTTGATGGGCTTGACAAACTTGTTGAGAGTGACAGGGTGGGCCAGCTTCAACAGCATAATGTCGTGGTCCATGGTCTGGTAGTCATAGCTCTGGTGCCAGTAGATGGCGTCCACAGACATGTACTGCTCCGTTCCCTCGTGCTCCCAGATGTGGTGGTCACCCAGGATGGCAAGCTGACTCCAAggactagagagagggggggtagtgagagagagggaaggagagagaggacatgatttatgagaggaaggagagcagagagagattaAGGTAAAGAagtggagagaggaaggcagagaagacaagaaggagagaggggttgaCAGAATGTGAAGACAGATGGAAAattggagaagggagaggagaaataaATAGAAACCTTTAGGGAGGCACAGTAAAGGGAAAAGATGGTTGACAATGACTCTGCAGTACTCACTTCATCCAGCAGTGGGCGGCAGAGATGATCCACTGGTCGTTAATGAGGGAGCCACCACAGAAGTGGTAGCCGATGTTAAGAGAGGCTTGCCAGGGCTGGGAGTGAGCCTCACACTCATAACCCCCCACGATCCTGTCATCCATAGGAGCTGCCgctgagggagggaaggagtggaagggagagggagggtcagaggagaaagagagtaggatggagagagggagtcgTGTTCAGAAAGCATGACAGGAGGAAGgtgacagaagacagagagatgcagaggtTAGAGATAATGTTATATTATACAAGATGGGCAAAAGGAGAGCATTAAGCTGATGTCCACATTGTCTGTAAAAGATGTGTGTCTCTATCCGTGCCTCTATGTGTGTTTGTTACCTGCAACCCCCAGGAGTGTGAGTACAATCAGGCCAATCATCGTGCTGCTGAGACAAGTCTTCATTCACCAGACTGGACATGTGCACTCTGCGATTCTCTACATTTATACCTTTATCTCAACTGCTATCCCTCCACCCTGCCCTGCCCCCTTTCCAAGTCTCTCGTGCCTGAAGCCCCACCTCACCTCAAAATCTCCTGCCACATCATCTTATCACAAACTCCCCTTCCATTGTACCAGGTACTTAGAGCATTTGTGTTGAAACAGTGTTGAACAGCTGTTGGCCAGATTGTCAGAGTGGTAGGACCATTGAGACCTCTTGCAACACCTCAAAGAAGCGGGGGGGGGGAGTTGTTGTACTTTTCAGGCACTAGTTCTAACATCACAGGTGGCCATTTCTCTCACAGCTCCTGGCCTATATTCAAGGGCATACTAAGTGTACTAAAGAATAGTTGGAGAGATAAGGAAGGCTCTATGAGTAAAATTGGAATAGAACCAGACAGAATGATGATTTGCACATTTAAAATGTTATGCAATCAGTACATTCAACAGAATAATTGGTTGTTCTGTAAGATGCAACATTGGAAAGCGAATAGACCTTGTGGGATGAGCACAGGCTGTTAAGTAGCCGTGGTCCTTTTGATACTGCATATGGCCAGCCATGGGTACATGTCCTTGTGTGCCACATGCCACTTCAAAAGGCTAAATGTCTGTCATATTCAGTTTTCCAGCTACTGGTTAATCATCAGCTAGGTGTACAGTCCCCTACGTATTTATTTGGGCAGTGAAGATAAAACCTTTAATTTGGCTCTAGACTCgaacattttggatttgagaacaaatgttttatacactacaaaagtatgtggacaccccttcaaatttgtggatttggcaatttcagccacactcgttgctggcaggtgtataaaatctagcaccccgccatgaaatctccatagacaaacattggcagtagaattgcccGTACTCAGCTGCAAAATGGCAGGACACAAcagctggtgtccacatacttttggtcatgtagtgtatgaggCAACAGTACAGACTTTCACCTTTTATTTTAGCGTgctttcatacatatctgttttaccgtttagaaatgaatGCACTTTTTGTATCTAGTCACCCCATCACTGTATTTCATTTAGCCATACGTTtcgtatttggtcccatattcctagcacacaatgactacatcaagcttgtgactccacaaacttgttggatgcatttccaGTTTGTTTTGCTTGTGTTTCGGATGATGATGTGCAAATGGTAAAtattgtattgtgtcattttagaGTCACTTCTATTATAAGTAAGAATATAAGATGTTCccaaaacacttctacattaacgtGGATGCTACCTTGATtacggataatcatgaatgaataatgatgagtgggaAAGTTACAGATGGACAAAGGTCATGCcaccaaaacatgctaacctctcaccattaaaaATAACTGGGGAGGTTAGGATTTAGGTATGACATTCATGCAACTGTAACTttatcactcatcattattcaagaTTCCTTCATGATTATCATGGTAACATCCACATGAATGTaaaagtgttcagaaacatattctattcttattaacaatacaagtgactccaaaatgacaatacattatttaccatacatttctattgggcacaacatcatctgaaacacaaccaaaacaaactgcaaatgcagccaacaagtttgtagagtcacaagcttgatgtagcaGTGGTGTAACAAGTATTCAATTgtcattcttgagtaaaagtacaaagtAAAAGTAAACGCTATACATACTACAACACTCTCAATGCTTCtgacaccttcaaatgggagGACTAGATACATAAAAAGTACTTTCATATCTAAATGatgaaacagatatgtatgaaagcACAAATgtaaggtgacattctgtactgtcggcTTATATCAaatatttgatctcaaatccaaaatgctgaagtatagagccaaatgaaTAGTTTTAGCTTCACTATCCAAATAAATACGGAGGGGAGTGTATGTTGAGAAGTGTATGCAGGTGagttaaataaaatattgtgGCCCTTGTATGCTTGTATGTTTAGGGAAAGGGAAgagtaaggggagggggaggtgatTGGGGTGGTCAGCAGGGTAGAGTGAACGTTGTGAGCATATGGGAGGGCAGTGCAGGTAGGGtttgaggggtgggggagggcaGATAGGGTGTGCTGGGTAGGGGAGGAAAGGTAGGGtgtgaggggtgggggagggcaGATAGGGTGTGCTGGGTAGGGGAGGTAGGGTAGGGTTTGATGGgcaggggggtgtgtgtgtgtgtgtataaataaagTCCATGCGTGTGTCCAGG is a window from the Oncorhynchus tshawytscha isolate Ot180627B linkage group LG03, Otsh_v2.0, whole genome shotgun sequence genome containing:
- the LOC121841366 gene encoding trypsin-2-like — translated: MKTCLSSTMIGLIVLTLLGVAAAAPMDDRIVGGYECEAHSQPWQASLNIGYHFCGGSLINDQWIISAAHCWMNPWSQLAILGDHHIWEHEGTEQYMSVDAIYWHQSYDYQTMDHDIMLLKLAHPVTLNKFVKPINLPTACPKAGDMCVVSGWGNIYTDSVFNPFNLQCVDIPILSKKACDESYPGQITDTMVCAGYLEGGKDACQGDSGGPLVCNGELHGIVSWGVGCAQPNYPGVYTKVCALLPWIHEIITNY